From Rhododendron vialii isolate Sample 1 chromosome 7a, ASM3025357v1:
GGCATGGGGCTCTAATAGGGGGTGGTCTTGGTGGTGGAGCTGTATGGTTGATAGAGTTGGATTTGCGGTCAGCTAGTTGCAACGGGAAGGTCAAAGAGTTTTAGAACTCAATTGAGAATGACTCTTTGAGTGCCTGCTCTCATAATGTCGTGGTCTGCATGTTGGGCTGGCATCTTAGAAGGTTTTTTGTTGGTTGGTTATGGTTGTGCAAATTTTCCAGTGGCCATCACCTTATCATGAATTATTGGCAAATCAATTGCAGTACAATGTGCTGGTTAATTATTTTTCTGAGAAATAACCATTATGTTAAAGagaggcattaagggaatgctcTGAAAAATTATGAAGCATATCCTCCCCAATCAAGTGAGCTTTCGTGTTATTCACAATTCTTCTTGTAGCATTAATTCCAAAATCCGTATATTTCTTCTGTCTTTTGATGTTGGGGAGCCTTACCTTGATTTGTCAATTTGTCTCTTGTTCACAATCATCTGGTCTAAAAGCTTAAATTGTAATGTAATGGATCTAATAGTATGTACGTAACTATGTATATGGGTCTAACggtattcatttatttttctatgattTATCAATTAACAGGATATGTGTGAAACAATTTGTGAGCTTCTGTTGCGCCCGCATGTATGGTTGCGTGATGTATTGAACCGCTTGGTGGCCTTTTACTGTGCTTCTGTGACTGAGGCCAACAGAGCGAACCACGAGAAGTCATTAGGAACGTTTTTTCGTATGACACCAAGTAAGCTTTTTCTCATAGCTGTTTCTCTCTGCTGCCAACTAAAGGCCCCCGCTAATCGACGATGCAGCCAGCACCCTAATAACACGAAACCTCACCTTCAAGACTTGTGCTCTGCGTGCTAGGTTATGGTTTGAATACAAGCAATAAtacatcatttctcttttcttcacaGGCATATAGCTTGATTCCAAATTTTACGTTCGTTGTTAATGGGTTTACCACAGCGGTTTTCATCAATTCGGCTAATTTGTAGTTTGGTGGATATGATATTGGCACAGGTGTTTTTTGCAACGGTACGTGGTGAAGAATTTGGTTGGATAGATTGTTCAAATTGAAGTTCATGCGATTAACCAATTGCTCAAGATCCCATCAttcaaccaaaaagaaaagggaaataatttcacactcctttttttttttatatctacactcctttttttaattataataaaaaaatacactaaaaaataagaaaatgaatgTGGATATTAAAATTGGTTTATTGATATCTGCACTCCTTTTTTTAGtagaaaaaaatgctaaaaaagaatgtggatataaaaaaaaggtaGATAATTGTATTGGACAAGGGTTGTTTGGCCTAATTagccaaatggcttatttttttgtccttattcatatttttactcatttgttagtttttggttATTAgctaattttttcatctttattcaaaaaaaaatgaattttgatcgtaattttttactttttagaatcCTTTAGACATTATGAAGTATTTATCAACAAAAactgacgaaaaattaacaaatgtgaaaaaaaaattgaataaggacaaaaaaagaagaagaagccatttggcttattaggccaaataaagaaaaatgatttttgcactccaataattttttatggtGGCACTTCAAAACTTTtagtataaaaaatatacatagCCAGacatactaaaagacaaattttgaagTGCCATCGTAAAAAATtattggagtgccaaaattattttccccAAACAAATTGATGATGGGATATATTATTTGTgtcaattatttttggattatttgtttgatttcgTGAGAGGaacttaaaacataaaaagtttcggtaaatatttttaaaatttcattgaAGAAAAAGGGTCCTTAGTGAGCTTTTTGCCCTAGTGGTCAGGGCCTAGAATTTAGGAATTTGTTTTCTCTTAGATTTCATGTTCAAAACCCTCCAAGTGCAGTAAACTCCTATGGGATTTTGCTCGGTGCTGGTTGATATTAGGATTGATTCTCCAAAATTAGCGGAGGTATGCACTCACCTGAGTTATTAACAACTAATAAAGTTCTCATAAAAAAGTTTTAAGCAAatggtaaataaaaaattagtccGAACGTGTCCTAAGTTAAACAGCCTTAATTGctctaaaatctaaataatgCTAGAATGATATTGTGTGAAAACTTTAGTCGGCTTGTTTGGTTATGGGTATAGTAGGATATGAACTTGAGCTGATTCAGCTGAAACAAGAAGGGTAAGTATCTGTACTTACCCCTTAAACTATCCAAAATatgtttgttttgtctttaaACTATCAATTGCACACACTTGCTTCTTAAAGTAACCAACCGTTACTTACTAAGGACAATTCCCACTTTCCACACATGTTTTGGACGGAAAATTCATGCCTTTGATGAAAAAGTGGTGACCTAACGTTACCAAATAGTTTGGTGCCCAAAAGAGAGTTATTTTAGACTTTTACTCTCAAAACCAAACATTATAGAAACAAAATTGATTTGGGGGTTTTCAACTGAGAAAGCCCGAACACCCCACGCGACCAAGAGAGAGACCGATTGCTCACACCGGAAGGTTTTCGATTggttttttattggatttgccAAACCGAACACAGTCGGCCTCTTGACATGTCAATTTGACTAGCTTTTCACTTTTGACATATGTGAAGGGTAGTATTATTTACTTTACACGGACAGAATTGTCCTGCTCCTGGATGGTCAAATAGATGGGGCAATATTCATCTCCTATTAttttggtgggggggggggggggggggggggaaggaatAGACGTGTTTTTCAAGCCACAAGCTCTAATGCCTGTTTGATTATCAGGTTGTCTCTCATATTCGTGGCTATGTGAGTTCTTGAAGGTAcatcggtttttttttgtttttccggaATATTATATGCATGAGCGGATGTTAGTAGATTAGTCCATTGAGAATTTCAAAGGTCTTTCATAATCTTAAATCTCAAACGCCCACAACAGAGCTCGACCCTTTGCCTCCCACTTGGGTAGGACAGGAGTTATCAAATGATACTAGCAGGGTTTTTTTATGTGCTTGGTTGGGACATTTCTACTAGGGTGTTTGAGGTCTATTAGAACATCTCCAATGCAAGCCACCAAAATAGATACCCGAAtctttattttcatctttatttaataaaaaaaatgcatataaaAAATGCATATAGTGACTTTACTATTCATTACAGCTCCAATTCAAAACTCTATTTTCATCTCTATTTGCAACAACTTTTccttcaaaagttcaaattatgaattttcaattttgtatgAAGTATGTCAAATATGGATCTCATCTTGAAGCTCTCATGAATATCTACATAATAATATGGGGATGTAATAATTGGACTGAAAATACAAAAGTCATTATTGTTATAGCCACAAAAGAAggtgaatttttttatagacactcattttcttcttggatgtgcattcaaaatttgaagactTAATTAGTGCTCTTCTTAtatgttgtttctttttttccaagtgTGTAGGGCGCTGGCTGTGTGCCTTGGCTGTATTTGTCTGGAATATGCCTACTATTTggtttgtttttaataaaatttcaattaaccaaaaaaaaagggataatatatatatgatgtaaaaatttgattcaaaagaATCGagcaaaaaagtcaaaaaaaaattaggcatCCTTAAAAATAACTAAGTTCCACATCTCCTAATTTAAAACAATGGTTTTTACATTTGACTTCCATCAACGTTAAATTTGTACTCTCGTGATCAACACAAATCTATTTCACATTTATaccacaaaataattttcaaaaaacacattggaaaaacaaaatcaaaaagcgtaatttttgaagcaaaaatgctacacacacaaccacTCCCACACAACAACTCACACAATCGATGATGTCATGACGTCATTAAAAAACGGCATcgttttaattattgaaaaaaaagaagccaagtCGGGAACAACAGCTTTCagctttccctttccctttccctttccctttcccatTCCCCTTCGCGAACAGAGCTTCCCTTCCAAAGTTGTCaaatccgttccgtaccggccggtaagTACCGTACCGGTGCGTAAACGGAACGCAAAAAGTCATGTTCcgttccggttgaaataccggcctgttccggccaataccgggtgtaccggacaataccggcctgttccggaCATATTCCGGTGTTCCggccggtacaaaattaccctctctctttttttttttttttacattttatttatgtttatacttaaaatatggtagatatatattaaatatatataaaaaatattaattgcggtaaatccggaacggtatcgggatacagcccggtaccggtacgtaccattccagtagtgaaaacggtacgctggccggtacggtattgacaACTTTGTTCCCTTCCCCTTTCCCACCACCGGAGAAGCAAGAGGGGCTCCCACCCCCACCACCGGCGACGACGCTTCCCACCTCCACCTGTGACCACGCttcccacctccacctccaccaccaaaacccaacCCCGGCGCTCCCCACCGCGGAGCGACCGCCCCCACCACCGGCTTCTGGGCAGTCCGACGTTGTTACATCCACCacaaaggtctctctctctctctccttaaacTGATTGCTGAGTTGCTCCACCATaaattgagtttcttgaagaaaaaaaaaccccaaattcgaaaattagggttttgatttttttgctaatCATGAACTTTGATGATGGAGGAAATTTCTGTCATTGTGTGTGGTTATTTATAGATGATTATCATGCCTTTGTTCATATACATACATGAAAATGAATGTCTTTTTTTTCAGTTGGGAATTCATGCTTTCGTGAATTGAGTTATTTTGGGGTTTTGGAATCAGTTGGGTTTAAGAACCCTAATTAGGGCTTTTCTTTGTTGCTTTTTCCTATTGGAACTGAAATTTGTGATTAGAAGCAATAGAAATTAATATTAAGAGTTGATTTTGATAACTAGGTCACTATAATTGAGTGTTCAAGTGCTGTTACAGGTTGAACCTGAGAACTAAGCACTGAAAAGTGTAGCTTAGGTGCAGGAAATATGTGTTTCATGCTGAAACTGTGATCGCTAAGTGCTGAAACTGTACTTAAGTGCAGTATTTTGATGGTTATATGCTGGCAATTGGCCCTAATTGCTGGAATTAGATCCTAAGATGCCAAAACTGAGTTCCAGGTGCAAAAGAAAGTGGGTTTTATTTGCTGAATATAAGAccataagagttttttttttaaagaaaagcaTTGAGAGGATTGTTTTGATTGATGGATCAAAAACACTAACATGAATACAAATTTCAGGTGCAGATATGGGCACATCAGAGGTGCCGAAACCATAGTTGTACATTCCTGTTTGGAAACCACTGTGAGTGTTGGTTAACGACCAGTAATCGGGCTGTGTGCTGAAATTGCTGACCAATGGGTCGTTTCATTGGCTTATGCTAGTTTGGGGCTTAGATGCCGGGCAGACGTGCCGTATTTGCTAGGCTTAAATGTTAATAATTGCCTATGCTTATCTACTGATGTTCGTGGATGTTTAAGTTTCATTTAATTAGCATTCATGTCTCACTAACACTCCTGGAATCTGTTTTGGGTTCCAATTTTGCAGGACTAGAGTCAGAGTCCACTACGGGTCACGTTTTGGTGGTTGTGTCTCACTCGGGCATACTGGGATGAGTTCAATCATGTCTTTGTTCATATGGCGCGGCCAATGGAGAGAGATTGAAGCTATTCAGGTGGAGCATATCAGGAAAAGTATCACACATCCCAGTCCTTGGTTGATCCGAAACAAGTTTCAACATTAGCTATGGGACCAATTGCTTTGCAAAGACTAGTGGAGACTCGAAAAGGCAGTGAAAGAAATTGAAGCTATTCAAGTGAATCAAAGGCCAAGGAAAATGATCAATTTATTGTAGTTTGGAAGATCAATATGTACTAAGCTTTGTAATATCAAGTTGTAGTATTGCAAAACCTAACTTCATATGTAATTGATAATTGTGATGAGAACAGCCCGGCGTGGGTTTTAAATTTATTGTATTATGGTTTTCGTTGTGAATTGATAATTTGGCAATAGATTTTGGCTATGAATGTGTCTTGTGAATGGTGAATTAGAATGAGAAATGTCCGGGGTGGACATAGACATGTTAGAATGTTaaattggcttcttttttttttttttgctctgttTTACGTTGAGAtcatgatattattattattgaacaTGAGATTCTATTCGATTCGACATTATCATTTCGTGGCCGGAGGAATAGAAGGTCAATTGAGTTTTTAAAAGCTTTTTCTAGAGTAAGATTTGGTTAGTTGAGATTCTTTTTGGAAGATTGAAATTGAATTCAATTCATAGTTCCAGcgtcattttttttatccgaaatcCTATTGctaccgacggtaccatagggaaaatgcaccgacggccaccggacggccgatccgagccgtccaaaaattttaaaaaataaaaccgagtgggcgcacgcgagaatcaatggcatccgaggtgtgtagggtacttgatccgagcacccatttttcgtgtatattcgggtatatacatgaaaaaggggtgctcggatcaagtacccggcacacctcggatgccattgattctcgtgtaagcccactcggtttttttttaaaaaatttttggacggctcggatcggccgtccggtggccgtcggtgcattttccctacggtaccgtcGGTACTAATAGCAGTACTCTTTTTTTATGGAGGATGATTTGGTCAGTTCAAGCTGTTATCGATaacttaaaataaaaacaaaatagtactaAGTTTGGATGGGGAATTTAGTCAACAATATCAATACTAGAATTATGCTAGTGTATTTGGTTCTGGAAAAAATAAGGCATAGTCTCCCCTGTTTTTTGGTCCTAGCCCGACTTCTTCCCTTCTCAGTCcgtacaacaataacaacaatagAAACAACATGAGGTTACGCATAAGCCCATCCCGGGCATTTCTCATTCTAAATCACAAGTCACAAGCTATATTCATAGCCAAAATCTCTTGCCAAATTATCATTTCACAATGAAAACCATAATACAATAAATTTAGAACCCACGCCGGGCCGTTCTCATCACAATTATCAATTACATATAAAGTTAGGTTTCGCAATATTATAACTTGATCTAACAAAGCTTAGTACATGTTGATATTccaaactacaacaaattgATCATTTTCCTTGGCCTTTGATTCACTTGAATCGCTTCAATCTCTTTCACTGCCTTTTCGAGTTTCCACTAGTCTTTGCAAAGCTATTGGTCTCATAGCTAACTTTCGCAGCAACTGAGCTATCCTTTACAGTTGCATGATCAGatgatttcttttcccatccTCTAGATTTAACAGATGGCTCTCTCCATTGGCCGCGCCATATTTTTACTCCGCTCGAACTCCACCAACGAACATCTACAGTAATGAAAAGAATAACATTACAAAGTTGAGCATTATGCGACCAACTTAAATTGGAGACAGAGTAGCAAGCCATCAAAAATAAAAGATGGTCAACGGATTCATCTAAAGATGGTCAAGCCATTAACTAAGTCCCAGTTTTGAACGAGGTTATAAGTGTTTATGTTGGATTGTATTCATATTCAGATTGGTGGACTGTTTTGGTGGTGTGTCCGGTTTGTGTCCAGTGTGTATCCTACAAGAATCCCCAAGCTTCGTGAATTATCATATGAAACTATGGAATGCTGGGTCCTGGAAGCAATGATCAGTCAGTCCATCCATTTGAGAAGGGAAGAAGGTATCCTATAGTCAAAGCAGCTGTTGCTGCTCATTCTTTGCTGCTGTTCCGTCAGTCCAACTCAGTGTGTTGTTGAGCCATGGCAATCTCGAGGGCACGTTTAGTTGTATCTCATGCTGTGCAGTTGGTATCTCAAATCTTGTTTTCTCTTTGTTTCACAATCCTACCCTTATCTTTGTATAGAACTCATCACTCCAAGATTTCTGTACTCCAATCCATTAATCGTAGAAACTCTTCAATACATGTAGGTGGCGATTCGGTACTACAAACTTGCACCTAGTGATAACAACGGAAGATGCTGCACTGACATGATGTCTTTGAGGAACTGTGAAGACGACTATCAAAAGACTTACAAACAGGGCCTAAATAAACATGAGCTGGAGACAGTGAAAAGTTTGGGGCCTGATAGACTCAGCATGTTCAATACTACTCATTGAGCAGCATTTCAAATCAAAAGTAGGGGCTACACAGCAGTTGCTGATAAAACGTCTTGGAACTGTTAATGTTGGGTAGCTTatgttttttttgctaagcaatgGGTACCTTATGTTAGTAAACCAGCGAAGTTGAGGAAAAATAACGAGTAAGATTTTACTGTCAAATGCCAATCCAAAAAAATGGAGACTTAACTAGTAAAAATGTGGAGACAAATGACACAATTATGGAATAAACATCAAGAGAAACTGCATCCGAAAACCTGTATAGTAACTGATCTAATTTATGTTCAATCAGAATACAATGATTTCAAATGCGCTTCTCCTTTCATTAGGGCCCAGTGATACCAACCAAGTATTAGTGTAACAAGATGACAAAACATATACAATTATTTACCTGCCGTTGCTCGAGGCACAACTTCTCTGAATTTGCCATGCCAAGAACCTCTGATCGGGTATCTGTGGGTGGCAACTTCTCCTGCATAAAGTTACTTTGGGAGTCAAATAGAATTTCAGGGATTGACTTTGAACGCCCACCGAAAcaatttaggggttttttttcttcaataaaCTCAATTTAGGTTTTTTTCCCAGCAACTCAGCAATTAGttcaaggggagagagagagataccttcgTGGTGGGGTAACGTCGGACTGCCCAGAAGCCGATTGTGGTAGCGGTCGCCAATGGTGGGTAGCGCTGCCCTCGTCTGCGGTGACCAGGAGAATCAGCCTGAGATAGGGAGAGGGGATTTGAGAACAGAAGACTTGGGGTTGGGTACCGGTGGTGGGGGTGCGAAGCGTGGTCACCGGTGGAGGTGGAAGCGTCGTCaccggtgatggtggtggtgggagcaACCCTCTCTCTCGATTGTCTTCTCCTCGTGAATGTGGGGATGGAAGGAAACGGGCATTCGTTTCAGGAGCTGgggttttttcctctttttttttaaaatcaaaacgacgtcgttttgatgaCGTCAGCATGTTGTGTGTATGGTTGTGTGTCCGTACGTTGTgggtgtagcatttttgttttgcgAAGTcgaatttcaaaattatttacgtTGATTTGTTCAATTTCGACCCGAAATACCCTCAAATGGTTTCTTCCTGGCCAAGAAATTGCGGGCTTCGGAAACCACCGCCACAAAACCCCTATATATATGGCTGAACTACGTACAGATgtacccaaaaacaaaataaaaacaaacagaCTACGCTTGTCCTTgattgagggaaaaaaatggaagCTTTCTCGTCCTTCTTCGAATCTCGTTCGGCCAGCTCCAGTTGGACCTACGATTCTCTCAAAAACTTTCGTCAGATCTCTCCCGTCGttcaatctcatctcaaacaggtctctctctctctctctctgtctctctctctccgccttTTTTATTTGGGGGGGATGCGAAGGTGcgaattttatgttttttttttattgatgatAGTCATGTGGACGGAGGAATCATCATATATCAGGGGAAATTTAGTTGGAACGTTCGGGTTTTCGTTCACGATTTGAGGAATTAGGGTTTGTGCTTTCGATTGAAATCAGGGTTCCTATTTGATTATGTTGCCGAAATGTAGttctcttttgaattttttttccccctatggTCGTAGTTTTGTTCCGATTCGATATGCTGTTCTCGATGGGATACAATTTGCgaggattttttttctctctcccactAGTGCTGCGGAAATTAGAGAAGTTTCCGTTTCTCGGACGAATATTTTGTGGTGCACTGGAATGGAAAAATAAGGAATCAACAATAGTCTTTGGTGTTCGTGTTTAATCGCTGTTGGACTTTTTGGCCTACAGATTATTAGATCACTGTATCAGCTAATTTAACTTGGGAGTTAGGAACTTAGGACTGTTGCGAATGTGACCTACCGTATAGGCTAATGTAATTTCTATTGAAAGCTATTTCTTCAAATTATGATGATGAGGGTAGTTTATATTAGTTTCTTTGTGTTACTAACGAGTTGATA
This genomic window contains:
- the LOC131332678 gene encoding uncharacterized protein LOC131332678, yielding MTSIFQLAVNVLKNRQLGLSVEATDCSWKETYYSLILLEKILHQFHGTCLAGHLEDMCETICELLLRPHVWLRDVLNRLVAFYCASVTEANRANHEKSLGTFFRMTPSKLFLIAVSLCCQLKAPANRRCSQHPNNTKPHLQDLCSAC
- the LOC131332679 gene encoding uncharacterized protein LOC131332679 gives rise to the protein MGFCSVLVDIRIDSPKLAESACLVMGIVGYELELIQLKQEGKRGSHPHHRRRRFPPPPVTTLPTSTSTTKTQPRRSPPRSDRPHHRLLGSPTLLHPPQRTRVRVHYGSRFGGCVSLGHTGMSSIMSLFIWRGQWREIEAIQVEHIRKSITHPSPWLIRNKFQH